Sequence from the Rhodospirillales bacterium genome:
ATCCATCGGGATCGTTTCCGGAGTATAGGCATCGATCGCCCAGCGAAATTCACTGTCAACTGTCATCACAAGCCGCCAATGCATGAGCCGGGGCGGGACTATTCCCTACAGGTGGGCCCTTCTGCCAGCAATACCACAGATCGGCCTGGCGGACCTCTCTGGATCGTCGACCCCACCACGGCACGGTTGTCGTACCGGACATCAAACTCCGCCAGATAACACTGCAGGTGCGTCTTGGCGCAGTGCCGGTAAAGTCCCCTTGTACGGCACTTGAAGATGCTGGAACAGCCCTCAATCGTGTTCGTGTGGATCGGGCCACGAC
This genomic interval carries:
- a CDS encoding transposase; its protein translation is MPDKAGPGARRHTAAALCPTRSATSAGGQARHRRPRTGRHGAATRLRTSQASHGKGEYGRGPIHTNTIEGCSSIFKCRTRGLYRHCAKTHLQCYLAEFDVRYDNRAVVGSTIQRGPPGRSVVLLAEGPTCRE